TAATTGATAGGTTTATAAATAAACTACAAAAAGATAAAAAAATAGAAGCATATATTTTTTATGATGAATCACCAATAAAAGTTGTTTTACCTGTTTTAGATATAGATTTTGAAAGAAAGCAGATTGAGTTTGAAATAAATCCAAAAATAGAAGCAATGATAAATCAGGAAAAAGAAATTTATGTAAGGTTTAGCAATGAAGTTCTACTTTTAAGACCTTTATTTTGGAATAAGGAAACTTTAGTTACAACCTTTCCTTTTCTTGCTATAGAACCAAAAGTAAAAAGGGAACATGTAAGAGTAAAATGTTCCCAAAAAAATCCAATTCTATTAGAGATAGATGATGACATCAATGTATGTGTGCTGCTTAGGGACATTTCTGAGAAAGGATTTAGTTTTAAGTTGCCAAAAACTGTTTATTTAGAATTAAATAAACCATTCTCAGGAAAACTTAATATTAATGGTAAATCCTTGCCAATTGTTTTTAAAGTTCTTTACAAAATAGAAAGACCTGATAATACTTATAGATATGGTGCAAAAATTTTAAATGCGACAGCTAAGGTTGAAGACGAAGTAGCAAAATACATTTTTGAAAGACAAAGGGAAATTGCAAAGATACTTAATACTTTTGCAGATTAAGGCAAACCTAAAACTTTATGGCACTGGGGTATAATTCTACTTTCAATGCCAAACTTCAAAAGCTCATCTTGCAATTTTAAAGCTTTATTAACCATTTCTGGCTTATTGCTTTCCGGTTGAAGTACGATAACATCGTTTTTAATATACTCCGTAAGGTCCGGTCTTATAATATGTTTAACGTCTAAGGTTTCATCAACGACAAATTTAAACTCAGATATATAGGGTAAAAGATTTTTGTTTATAAAATAGAAAGGTGGTTTTGGTGAACATGTGATATAGATCTTAGACTTATCTAAGTTTTCAAAGTTTTGATTCCAAAGAGTACCGTTTGTTTCTATAAATACTTGATAGTTGTTTTCTATAAGATTTCCAACCAAAATATCAAGATTTTCTGTAAAGAATGGCTCACCGCCTGTAATACAAACTCTTTTTAGATTGTATTTTTTTATCTCTTCTAAAATATCAGATATACTTAGTAACTTAAAGTTTTCTCCTGTATAAGAGTAGGGGGTATCACACCAACTACATCTTAAATTACAGCCTTCTAATCTTATAAAGACAACAGGAAGACCTACCCATCTTCCCTCGCCTTCAACAGAACGAAATATTTCAACAACTTTAAAAGTTTCTTTATTGAGGTCTTTCTTCAACAATTTCATAAGCTTCTATTATGTCTCCTACTTTTATGTCATTAAAATTCTTTAAAGTAAGTCCACATTCAAAGCCTTTCTGAACTTCTTTAACATCTTCTTTAAATCTTTTTAAAGAGCTTATCTCTCCATCGTATATTACAACACCATTCCTTACCAATCTGGCTTTTGCATTTCTTTTAATTATGCCATCTGTAATATAACATCCTGCTATTGTACCAATAGATTTTGCTTTAAACGTTGCTCTCACTTCCGCAGTCCCGAGCAATACTTCTCTATAAGTAGGAGCAAGCATACCCTTCATTGCTTTTTCTAAATCTTCCAATGCTTGATAGATAATGTTATAAACTCTTATATCTACGTTCTCTTCTTCTGCAGCTTTTCTTGCTCCAGCATCTGGTCTAACGTTGAACCCTATAATTATTGCGTTAGATGCCGCTGCAAGCATAACATCACTTTCTGTAATTCCACCAACAGCACCGTGTATTATATTAATACTTACTTCACTAAATTTATTTGAAAGCTCTTCTATGGACTTTCTGAGAGCCTCTAAAGAACCTTGTGTATCAGCTTTAATAATGATATTAATTTCTTTAACTTCGCTAAGATTTTCTAAATGTATTCTTGTCTTTTTAGCAAGAAGCTCTTCTTCTCTTCTTAATTTTCTAATTTCAGCTAACTGTTTAGCCTCTCTTTCTGATGCTTTTACAATAAATTTATCTCCCGCTTGAGGAACTTCTTCAAATCCAAGCACCTCTACGGGAGTTCCAGGTCCTGCTTCTTTAAGCCTTTCTCCTCTCTCGTTCAAAAGAGCCTTAACCTTACCCCAAGTATAACCAGCTACAAAGTAATCTCCAACTTTTAAAGTACCATTCTCAACTAAAACAGTAGCTACAGGTCCTTTCTTAGGGTCTAATTTAGATTCAATAACTGTTCCTACTGCTTGCCTATTAGGGTTTGCTTTGAGTTCTAACATTTCAGCAACGAGTAAGACCATTTCTAAAAGCTCTTCTACATTCTTTCCTGTTTTTGCAGATACATCTACAAAGATCGTATCTCCACCCCATTCTTCTGGGATAAGTCCATACTGGGTAAGCTCTTGTCTTACTCTCATAGGGTCTGCACCAGGTTTATCTATCTTGTTAACAGCTACAACAATAGGAACTTTTGCACTTTTTGCGTGGTTAATAGCTTCTACAGTTTGAGGCTTTACTCCGTCATCTGCAGCAACTACTAAGATAGCTATATCTGCAACTTTTGACCCTCTTGCTCTTAAAGTTGTAAATGCCTCGTGTCCGGGTGTATCCAAGAATGTTATTTCTTTTCCGTTTGGAAGTTTTATTTTATAAGCACCTATATGCTGAGTGATACCACCATGCTCTTTTGCTGCAACATCTGTTTTTCTAATAGTGTCAAGCAACGTAGTTTTTCCGTGGTCTACGTGCCCCATTACTACCACAACAGGCGGTCTTGGGACAAGATTTCCTTCTTCTTCAGCTGTTTCTTCTTCAGAAAGGATTTCTTCCTCTGCTTCTTTTTCTTCCTCTACACCTTCTTCTTTCAGTTCAGCTAAAAATCCGTGTTCTTCTGCTATTTCTATAGCTATCTTAGGGTCTATTGTTTGGTTTACTGTTGCAAGTATTTTTCTTTTTAATAAATCCATCAATATTTGATTTACAGGAATATCTAATAAATCTGCTAACTCTCTAACTGTTATTACTTCAGGGATTTGGACGATTTTAATTTCTTCTTCTTTTGATTGCTCTTCTACTTCTTTTTTCTTCTCTTCTTTCTTAGGCTTTCTCTTTTTAGGTTGGCCTTCCATTAACTTTCTGAGGGCTTCCATTTCTTCTTTTTGTTCTTTTGCTAATCTTGTTTCTCTTTCCTCTTTTGTTTCTTTTTTCTCAACCCTTTTCTCTTCTTTTATAGACTCTGGAACGATAGCAATAGGGGTTGGTTGTTTTTCTTCTCTTTTTTCAAATCTCTCTTTTTTCTCAAATGGCTTTCTTTCTTCTTTGTATTTTTCTTTTTCAGCAAAACCTTCCTTAGGAGGTCTTGTTTCCTCTCTTTTTTCAAATTTTCCCTTTTTCTCGTATTTTTCTCTTTTTTCATATCCTTCTCTTTTTTCGTATGGCTTCTTTTCGAAAGGTTTTTTCTCGTAAGGCTTTCTTTCTTCTTTCTTTTCAAATTCTCTTTTTTCTTTTCTGAAAGGCTTTCTTTCTTCTTCTGCAACTACACCTTCTATTACTTCAGGAATTTCTTCTTTTTTTGGCTCTGGCTTAATTTCTTCTTCTTTTTTCTCTTCAGGAATTTCTTTTATTTTTTCTTTTGCTTTTAACTCTTCTTCTTTTTTAGCTTTTTCTTCCTCTTCTCTTCTTTTTCTCTCTTCTTCTAATTTCCTTAACTCTTCTTCTCTTCTTTTCTTTTCATCTTCTATGGCTTTTTTAACTTTTTCAACAGTTTCTTCATCAATGATTGTCCAGTTTGTGATCTCTTTTGAAAATCCCACTTCTTTTAATTTTTCTTCTAATTCAGAAAGAGTTATTCCTAAGCTGTGATAAAGGTCAAAAGCTTTAATTCCTTTTTCTTCTACTTGGACTTCTTTTACTTCTTGTGATTTTTTATATCTATCTTTGATTAAATCCACTACTTCATCAGGTAATTTATCTGTAATCTTTTTAAGCCCTAATCCAAGCTCTTCATTTAACTCCTCTTTTAATTTTTTAGGGTCTATGCCTAACTCTAATGCTAAATCCTTTAACTTCAAATATGAAACCTCCTATCCTTTTAAAAAACGTTTTATTTCTCTGCCCAAGTTGTTTTCTAAAACTGCAACAACGCCAACGTTATTTTTTCCAAAAATTTTTCCAAGCTCCTGTTTATTTTTGAAAAAATAAATTTCAAATTTATTTAACTTTAATATATCCTTTTTTGTATTCTCTGAAAGGTCTTTTGCTAAAATCAAAAAGTGCTTTCCTTTAAGTTTATACAAATTTTCATATCCAAACTTTAATTTTCCAGACCTATAAGCAAGCTGCAGCAGTGATATAACTTTCTTTTCAGCTTCTAAATCCATTATTTACTTGGTAGTTTTTGAATTCTCTCAAAATCTTCTTCACTTAATATATCTATATGCCAGCCGGTTAACTTGTGAGCTAATTTTGCATTTATGCCGTTTTTTCCTATCGCTAAGGAAAGTTCTTCTCTTGGAACAGCAATCTCTATTCTTTTTTCTCTTGGAAGAAGTCTATATTTTTTAGCTCTTGCAGGAGCTAAAGCTCTGATAATAAATTTTGCCGGGTCTTCATCCCATTCTATAACATCTATCTTTTCACCGGATAATTCTGAAGAAACATTTAGGATTCTGCTGCCTTTTAAGCCGACTACGACACCAACAGGGTCTATATTTTTATCCTTTGAATAAACTGCTACCTTTGCTCTTTCTCCTGGCTCTCTTGCAACCGCCTTAACCTCGATTTCACCTTCTGCAATTTCAGGAACCTCTATTTCTAATAATTTTTTAAGAAAGTTAGGGTGTGTTCTACTAAGTATAACCATTGGTGGTTCGAAAACTTTTATGACCCTTTTTAACTTTCCTTTTTCTATGATTGGATAGGTGTTTTCTTTAGAAACTTTTAAAACCAAAGCTCTTATTCTATCACCTATTTTGTATTTTTCCTTTGGAATTTGCTCTTCCTTTGGCAAAATTGCCTCAATTCTTCCTAAGTCTACGATTATATCATCACCTTCAAATCTTCTAACAGTTCCGGTTATTATTTTTCCTTCATAATCTTTAAACTCTCTATATAAAATATCTCTTTCAACCTTTGAAACTTTTTTAGCTATTACCTCTTTAGCAACGCTTAAAGCGATTCTTCCAATATCTTCAAGATTCAATGGAACATACACGTATTTTCCATAATCTGCGTTTGGGTCGTAATTTTTTGCTTCTTCTAAAGCAATTTCTTTTGTTTCATCTTCTACAAATGGCGTGACTTTTTTCTTGATTAAAACTTTTAATTCATCTTTTTCTTTATCAAAAATAATTTTTACAGCATCCTTTTCTCTTAATTTAAACTCTTTTTTTACAGCTGTTAAAATACCATCTCTTAATGCTTTTTCTATAACATCTTCAGGAATATTTTTTTCTCTTGATATGGTTTCTATTACATTTTTTAGTTTTACAGACATGCCTACTCCTACACTTAAAAGTCTAATTTTGTTTGGCTAACATTTTCAAATGGAATCTCTACAGTTTCTTCATTTTCTTTAATTTTTACTTTTTCATCTTCTAAACCCAGCAGTGTACCTTTAAACACTTTTTTCTCATTGATAGGTTCTTTTGTTTTTACTACTACATCTCTACCTTTGAAAATATCGTATTCTTCTATATTCTTAAATTTTCTGTCTAATCCTGGTGAAGAAACTTCAAGGATATATGCTTTATCAATTAAATCTTCAACATCAAGTAAAGCTCCTATTCTTTTGCTTACCCATTCACAATCATCTATGGATGTACCTTCCGGATTGTATATGTAAATACGCAAAATTGGTCTTTTGCTTGGTATAAACTCAATATCCACAAGTTTAAAGTCTCTTTCTTCTAAAATAGGTAAAAGTAATTCCTTTACCTTTTCTTCAACCTTCATAAACTAACCTCAAAGTTATTAAAAAATAGTACAATCTAATTTATAAATTTTATCATAAATTTCAAAGAGTTATTTGATTTAAAGGGATTTAAATAGATAGGATTTCTTTTTCCTTAGCCTCTGTAAGTTGATTGATTTCTTCTATGTATCTGTCTGTTAATTTTTGGAGTTTTTCAAGAGCTTTTTTGATGTCGTCTTCTGAAAAGCCTTCTTTTTTGAGTTTTTCTATGTTTTCTTTTTCGTCTCTTCTTATATTTCTAATTGCTATTCTTGCTTCTTCTGCAAACTTATGAATCATTTTTACAACTTCTTTCCTTCTTTCTTCTGTCATTGGTGGAAGGTTTAATCTTATAACGTTTCCTTCTGTTTGCGGATTTGCTCCAAGATTTGCTTCCATCAACGCTTTTTCTATTAGTTTTACAGCTGATTTGTCCCATGTTTGGATTACGATTTGAGCTGGCTCTGGAGTTGAGATTGTTGCAAGCTGTTTTAAAGGAAGTTCTGTTCCGTAGTAATCTATTTTTATATTTTCAACTAATCCTGTAGAAGCTCTGCCTGTTCTAATTCCTAAAAGTTCTTCTTTGTATTTATTAACTGCTCCCTTCATTCTTTTTTCTGCTTCTTTAAGATATTCTTCTATCATTTTTAACCCTCCTTATCTAACTATTGAGCCTACATCTTCACCAAAAACGATTTTTCTAAGATTACCTTTTTTCTTTATGTTAAACACTCCGATAGGAAGTTTATTTTCCATGCATAAGGTTATAGCTGTATGGTCCATAACTTTAAGGTCTTTATTTATTGCATCTAAATAAGAAATTTCTTTTAAGAGTTTTGCATCAGGATATTTTTCAGGGTCTTTGTCGTAAACACCATCAACCTTTGTAGCTTTTAAAAGGATGTCTGCTTTTATTTCGGCAGCTCTTAAAGCTCCTGTTGTATCTGTTGTAAAAAATGGACTGCCTGTTCCAGCAGCAAATATAACAATCCTTCCTTTTTCTAAGTGTCTTATTGCTCTTCTTCTTATATAAGGCTCTGCTATCTGTCTCATTTCGATAGCGGACATAACTCTTGTTGGAACGTCTTTTTTTTCTAAAACATCTTGAAGTGCAAGAGCATTCATAACCGTTGCAAGCATTCCCATATAATCAGCAGTAGCTCTATCCATTCCTATTTCAGTGCCTTGAATGCCTCTGAAAATATTTCCGCCACCTATGACTATAGCAATCTGAACGCCAATTTCATAAACATCTTTTATCTCATCACAAAGTTCACTGACAAAATGGGGATCAATTCCATACTCTTGATCCCCCATCAATGCTTCTCCGGAAAGCTTTAAAAGAATTCTTTTATAAACTAACGGCAAATTTTACTCTCCAAGCTCGTATCTGCAAAATCTTCTAACTTGAATGTTTTCACCAATTTTAGCTATATACTCTTTTACTAATTCTTCAATAGTTTTTTTGTCATCTTTAATGTAAGGCTGTTCATATAAGCATACTTCTTTATAGAATTTCTCTAATTTTCCTTCCGCTATTTTTTCTGCAATGTGAGCCGGTTTTCCTTCTGCAACTGCAGCTTCTCTTGCAATTTCTCCTTCTTTTTCAACAACTTCTCTTGGGACATCCTCTCTTTTAACGTACTGTGGCTTCATAGCTGCAATTTGTAAAGCTATTTCGTTAGCAAGTTCTTTGAAAAGTTCGTTTCTAGCAACGAAGTCTGTTTCACAGTTTAATTCTAAAAGAACGCCAATTCTTCCGCCGGCGTGTATATATGCATGAATTAATCCTTCTTTTGTCTCTCTTCCTGCTTTCTTAGCAGCTTTTGCAACACCTTTTTTTCTTAAAATTTCAACTGCAAGCTCTAAATCGCCATTAGCCTCCTCTAAAGCTGATTTACATTCGAGCATTCCAGCGCCGGTCATTTCTCTAAGAGTCTTAACTAATTTTGCATCAACAGCCATTAAAGCTCCTCCTTAGCTTCTTCTATTTCTTCATCTATATTAGATTTAACTTCTTTCTCTACCACTTCAGAAAGTTTATCTTCTTTTGAATAATTTTTAGCTCCCATATATCCAGATTCTACAACGTTAGCAGCTTCTGCTCTTGCTAAAAGCTCTTCTTCAATGGTTTTTGTTCCTACAGCTGTTCCGATAGATTCTCTCATCTTTTTGCCTTCTATTACAGCGTCAGCTATTTTAGAAGTAATTAATTGAATAGCTTTTATAGCATCATCATTGCCCGGGATTGGATAATCTATTTTGTCTGGGTCGCAGTTTGTATCTGCAATAGCTACAACACGGACGCCGAGTTTATTAGCTTCTGTAACAGCGTTATTTTCTCTTACTGTATCTACAACAAATATAATGTCCGGAACTCTGTCCATATCAACAATACCTTTTAGATACTTTTCAAGCTTTTCTTTTTGCTTCATTAAAGTTCTTGCTTCTTTTTTTGGTAAAACTTCAAATACACCTTCAGCTTCCATTTTCTGCAGCTTTCTTAATTTTGCAATGCTTTTCTTAACAGTTGCAAAGTTTGTGAACATACCGCCGAGCCATTTGTAGTTAACATAGTATGCTCTACATCTTTTAGCTTCTTCTTCTATGATGTTTTGAGCTTGTTTTTTTGTGCCAAGGAAAAGTATTTCTGCACCGTTTGCTACTTGCTCCGTAACGAATTCAAGAGCTTGTCTGAAGAGTGGAACTGTTTTTGAAAGGTCTATGATGTGAATGCCGTTTCTCTTAGTGTAGATGTACGGCTTCATTTTTGGGTTCCATCTTCTTACCGGATGTCCAAAATGAACACCTGCTTCCAAGAGTTCTCTCATGCTGATTTCTACTGCCATAAAAAATCCTCCTTTAAGGGTTTAGTCTTCCACTTCCACATAAAACACCCAAACGGGCAACCCTTATGATGGAAGTGTGGTTATTTAAGAAAACTATTATATCATAAATTTAGATTTTTTGACTAATTTTAATATACGTCAGGTGAGAAATTGGGTGAAAGCAGAGATTCTTTGCCGGCTTCAAAATGACGATACTTTATCCAAGACCTCATCCTATTCTGTAATGGCAATTCATGAATTGCCTCTACTTTCGTTTTCCTTGTTTTATACTGAGGACTTTAGTCCGAATTGTTTCCCTTTTGAATTTTTGAAAATAAAGCAGGAGATTCTTTGCATGGCTTTAGAATGACAATCAAAAGGTTAATTAATTTTTAGACTTGGTTGAAATTTAAAGTACCCTCCCCAAAGCATATTTTTATTTAAAATCCTTCAATTATCCATCTTGAATTAATCTCTTGAACAGGTCTGTTGTTAGGATTCACCATAACAGATTTTAACTTTTCAAGTTGCTGCTTAGATATAGAAATAGGTTTTTTCAAGACAATCCATCTTACACCTTCAGTGCATGGTGGAGTGGTTAATGAGCCTGAGTATGTCATATATCTCTTATCTTTTGGTATAAGATTGTTTAAATTTAAATTCTTATCAAGAATTTTTTCTCCTTCTTCAGCAGGAGCAACGTTTAAAATTTTATCTAACTCTTTATTAGTTTTCCCAAGTTTAGCCATTACACCAACGACCAAAATCTTACCATCTTCTGTTTTATGAACAAAGTGAATTTCCAACGGATAAGATTTTTTCTCTATTGTATGTTCACTTGGTGTGTGGAAATGAAACTGTTTAAGCTGATACTTTTCTCCAAGGTAGTTTAAAGTGTTATCTTCTTTTATATTTATCTGAATAGTATGACCATTGTTTACTACTTCTGATTCTTTTGCAGTTTTGTAGTACAAGTTTAACTTTGGCAGGTTTGCTTTAACTTTATATTTTTTATCAATGTTTATAGGAGATTGATTTTTTAATTTACACCAAAAGAATTCAGGTTTTAACTGCGCCCAATGCTCCGGTCCCTTTTCACCTTCATAACTCCATTCATGCTCAGCAAAAGATATAGAAATGCTTGATAATACTAAAACTGCAGAAATTAGTATTTTTCTCATACTTGATTTTCTCCTGTTAGAAGTAAAATATTAAAATATTATAAACAAATCAGGAGCTAAAAGATGGATAAAATTCTTGTTCATATATGCTGTGGAGTTGATAGTGTTTATGCACTTAGAAAGTTAAAAGAAGATTTCCCAAACAGTGAGCTAATTGGCTATTTTTATGACCCAAACATACATCCAGAAGAAGAGTTTGAGCTTAGATGGATAGAAACAAAAAGAGTTTGTAATCAGCTTGGGATAGAGTGTATAAAAGGAGATTATGATTTAGATTTATGGCTATCTTCTGTAAAAGGTCTTGAAAACGAGCCGGAAAGAGGCGAAAGATGTACTGTTTGCCATGATGTAAGATTAACTAAAAGTGCAGAAATAGCAAAAGAGCTTGGATGTAATAAGCTTACAACAGTTTTAATGATGAGTCCTAAAAAAGATTTTGAAGTATTAAAGGAAGTTGGAGAAAAGGTAGCAAGTGAGTATGGTTTAGAGTTTTTGGCTATTGATTTTAGAAAAAACGGCGGAACAGAAAAAATGAATAAACTTGCGAAAGAATCAGAGCTTTATCATCAAAATTACTGTGGCTGTATTTTTGGATTATTACCACAAAGACAATTTTCTGACTTTATTCCAGAGCTTATAACTTTCTCAAAAGGCAGGCTTGCAGGCAGCAGAGAAGAGCTTTTATTTATAAAACAAATAAGACTATATGCAGAAAGCAATGGCATAAAATGTAAAGAAAAAGATTTTAGCTTTATCGGATGGAGGCTACTGTCTTCTGTTTGTAAGGTTAATAAAGATTATGTAAATCATAAAGTTTTGCCGTATAGCAGGACAATCAAAGGGGTTTTAAGAGCTATTGTATCTAAGATAGAAGAAAGAGAAGATTTTAAAATTGCATACTTGAATAAAGGTAATGCAAAAATCTATATTTTAAATGAGCTAAAAGAACTGCCACTTTCCGAGCCGCGTATCTTTACAGACCCAGTTTTTATAGTTGATACACAGTTAAAAGAAGGTGATAAGGTAGAGCTTCAGCTAAAGTCTGAGTTTATACCGGATATGGTATCTCAAAATCTTTATATTGGTGATGTTGAAAGTAGCGAGAGGAAGTTAGAGTTTTACAGTGATACAGACAGTGATGGAAATAATGGTTATAGGTTAGAAGATATCATTAGTGCTATAGATGAAAATAAAGAGGATATTGAAGCAGGAAAGGTAGGTATAGTTGTTTATGGTGTCGAGCTTGTTGGCAGACTTGGAAGAAGGGCTATTAGTTAAACAATAGTTAATAAGTGAGTAGGTAGGATGAATTTTTTAAAATATCTTGATTATCAAAAACTTTTTCACTTTCGTACACTCCTACCATCTATTTAAAGATTTCTGACAAAAACGCTACATAAAACTCATTAGAAATAAAATGTAGAACTACAACTAAAGAAAAAGATTTTGTTTTTTGATATACAAAGCCATAAAACAAAGATGGAAAAAATGTTAAAAATGAGTGTAAGTCTTGGTAGATGATTATATGTGGAATGGTAAAAAGTATAGAAGTTAAAAGATTAGAAAAATAGCTTAATAAATAAACTCTAAAGAAAAGCTCTTCTGAAAAAGCTATAAATAAGCTGTTTAATGTTTGAAGTGGTTCAAGGATAAATAAAAGTGGTAGTACAAAAATTATTAATAAATCATACTTTCTTGAATAAGAAAAAGCAGACTTAAGATCAATAAAAAGAATTGGAGAGAGTAAAACGACAGATATAAAATATGTAAAGTTTGTAATTTTATAAATTATTGAACTTACAATTAAAGCTGCGTATAATAAAATTGAAAGATTTTTATTATTCATAACTTTTTAAATTACCAATAGTATACGTTGAGTGATAAATACAAAAATATGAAATTCCTCGCATACGCTCAAGAATGACAAAGAAGGGCGTCATTCTGCAGCCGGCTAAGAATCTCATATTTTTTTGAATTTTTCAAACGACATTCCTACCTTACCAACATTCTTAATCTATTTTGTGCGTCTTGTTCCCATCCTCTTCTGCCATCGGTAAGTTTTAAAGCTGTAGTAAGGTTGTTATATGCGTTTTGTCTGTCTCCAATACTTTGATAGCTTACACCAAGGAAGTAGTAAAGGTCTGGATTAGAATCTATTAAATTTTTAGCATTTTCTAAAACTCTTATACTTTCTTGATAGTTTCCAAGCTTTGTTAAAGAAGCACCCATTATAAGCTGTGGCATAAAATACATTCTATCAATGTTATATGCTTTTAAAGCATCTTCATAAGATTTTTTGAAGTCTTTAAGCTGATAATAAACATAGGCTCTGTAAGTATATGCTGCATTGTTTTCTGGATATGCTTTTATAGCTTTGTCTAAATTTGTTAATGAGACAGCTAAATTTTTATTTTTTATGTTATCCTTTGCGTTCTCTACGTATTTATAGCTGTCTGAAGTTAAGATAAGGCGTTTTTTGATCTCTTGAAATTTTTCACTGTCTTTTTTGAGAAGTAATTTATCTGGATATTTTGTAGCTATTAGCTGAGAAACATTTTGTATTCTTTCTTCCGGTAATGGGTGAGTTAAAAGCCATGGAGGGGCTTGAGTTTTTTCCATTTTTTTAAATTTTTCAAAAGTTGCGATTAAACCTCTTGGGTCGTAGCCTGTTTCGTAAGTAAACCTAACACCTAAAGCATCTGCTTCTCTTTCTTGGTCTCTGCTATACTTTAATTGCAAAAGACCTGCCGATACCTGTGCAAG
This is a stretch of genomic DNA from Sulfurihydrogenibium sp. YO3AOP1. It encodes these proteins:
- the rpsB gene encoding 30S ribosomal protein S2, encoding MAVEISMRELLEAGVHFGHPVRRWNPKMKPYIYTKRNGIHIIDLSKTVPLFRQALEFVTEQVANGAEILFLGTKKQAQNIIEEEAKRCRAYYVNYKWLGGMFTNFATVKKSIAKLRKLQKMEAEGVFEVLPKKEARTLMKQKEKLEKYLKGIVDMDRVPDIIFVVDTVRENNAVTEANKLGVRVVAIADTNCDPDKIDYPIPGNDDAIKAIQLITSKIADAVIEGKKMRESIGTAVGTKTIEEELLARAEAANVVESGYMGAKNYSKEDKLSEVVEKEVKSNIDEEIEEAKEEL
- a CDS encoding carbonic anhydrase family protein, yielding MRKILISAVLVLSSISISFAEHEWSYEGEKGPEHWAQLKPEFFWCKLKNQSPINIDKKYKVKANLPKLNLYYKTAKESEVVNNGHTIQINIKEDNTLNYLGEKYQLKQFHFHTPSEHTIEKKSYPLEIHFVHKTEDGKILVVGVMAKLGKTNKELDKILNVAPAEEGEKILDKNLNLNNLIPKDKRYMTYSGSLTTPPCTEGVRWIVLKKPISISKQQLEKLKSVMVNPNNRPVQEINSRWIIEGF
- a CDS encoding epoxyqueuosine reductase QueH codes for the protein MDKILVHICCGVDSVYALRKLKEDFPNSELIGYFYDPNIHPEEEFELRWIETKRVCNQLGIECIKGDYDLDLWLSSVKGLENEPERGERCTVCHDVRLTKSAEIAKELGCNKLTTVLMMSPKKDFEVLKEVGEKVASEYGLEFLAIDFRKNGGTEKMNKLAKESELYHQNYCGCIFGLLPQRQFSDFIPELITFSKGRLAGSREELLFIKQIRLYAESNGIKCKEKDFSFIGWRLLSSVCKVNKDYVNHKVLPYSRTIKGVLRAIVSKIEEREDFKIAYLNKGNAKIYILNELKELPLSEPRIFTDPVFIVDTQLKEGDKVELQLKSEFIPDMVSQNLYIGDVESSERKLEFYSDTDSDGNNGYRLEDIISAIDENKEDIEAGKVGIVVYGVELVGRLGRRAIS
- a CDS encoding CPBP family intramembrane glutamic endopeptidase; protein product: MNNKNLSILLYAALIVSSIIYKITNFTYFISVVLLSPILFIDLKSAFSYSRKYDLLIIFVLPLLFILEPLQTLNSLFIAFSEELFFRVYLLSYFSNLLTSILFTIPHIIIYQDLHSFLTFFPSLFYGFVYQKTKSFSLVVVLHFISNEFYVAFLSEIFK
- a CDS encoding M48 family metalloprotease, with protein sequence MRKVFKSLLIIFFFVISCAQVQDPLTGKPTLTLLPESEEIAIGKKVVPQAINENDGLYPDREVQEYVKSIGYKLASVTPRKVDYQFYVVNSGEVNAFALPGGPVFIHRGLLLTLDNESELAGVIAHELGHINARHHAKFLEKTYGLNILLNILAVATSQSQYQQIVMQLAQVSAGLLQLKYSRDQEREADALGVRFTYETGYDPRGLIATFEKFKKMEKTQAPPWLLTHPLPEERIQNVSQLIATKYPDKLLLKKDSEKFQEIKKRLILTSDSYKYVENAKDNIKNKNLAVSLTNLDKAIKAYPENNAAYTYRAYVYYQLKDFKKSYEDALKAYNIDRMYFMPQLIMGASLTKLGNYQESIRVLENAKNLIDSNPDLYYFLGVSYQSIGDRQNAYNNLTTALKLTDGRRGWEQDAQNRLRMLVR